The following coding sequences are from one Ramlibacter henchirensis window:
- a CDS encoding spermidine synthase, translated as MSARPTPLPEVNFSDHGDIRYLHLGTEWVQGSMRLDDPFSIHLEYVQRMMAWLLFVDPASVSKRHAMQLGLGAAGLTKFCHRHLRMKTTAIELNPQVIAACRLWFKLPRDDSRLSVILGDAAEVAAHEHWRGAIDALQVDLYDHEAAAPVLDSQAFYADCRRLLTEDGCMTVNLFGRSSSYERSLARICSAFGPDAVWSFRPTREGNTIVLALRTPQLPTRAELMERAYTIQQRWELPAVKWLRVLKSVE; from the coding sequence GTGAGCGCCCGCCCGACCCCGCTGCCTGAAGTCAACTTCTCCGACCACGGCGACATCCGCTACCTGCATCTCGGAACCGAATGGGTCCAGGGGTCGATGCGCCTGGACGATCCCTTCTCGATCCACCTCGAATACGTGCAGCGCATGATGGCCTGGCTGCTGTTCGTCGATCCTGCGTCCGTCTCGAAGCGGCACGCGATGCAGCTCGGTCTGGGCGCCGCGGGCCTGACCAAGTTCTGTCACCGCCACCTGCGGATGAAGACGACCGCCATCGAGCTCAACCCGCAGGTGATCGCCGCCTGCCGCCTGTGGTTCAAGCTTCCGCGCGACGACAGCCGCCTGTCCGTGATCCTCGGCGATGCCGCGGAAGTCGCGGCGCACGAGCACTGGCGCGGCGCGATCGACGCGCTGCAGGTCGACCTGTACGACCACGAGGCCGCGGCCCCGGTCCTGGACAGCCAGGCCTTCTATGCGGATTGCCGTCGGCTGCTCACCGAGGATGGCTGCATGACGGTCAACCTGTTCGGCCGGTCCTCCAGCTATGAGCGGAGCCTGGCTCGCATCTGCTCCGCCTTCGGGCCCGATGCGGTCTGGTCGTTCCGGCCGACGCGGGAAGGCAACACGATCGTGCTCGCATTGCGCACGCCGCAGCTGCCGACGCGCGCGGAACTGATGGAGCGCGCCTACACCATCCAGCAGCGGTGGGAGCTGCCCGCGGTCAAGTGGCTGCGCGTGCTCAAGAGTGTGGAATGA
- a CDS encoding SDR family oxidoreductase has product MDLGISGKWALVCGASKGLGFGCAQALSREGVNVVIVARGLPALQEAAARLQADPQRPQAAKVEFVAADITSAEGRAAVFTHRKDYDIVVTNAGGPPPGSFRDWDRQAWIDALDANMLTPIELIKATVDGMAARGFGRIVNITSSAVKAPLALLGLSNGARSGLTGFVAGVARMTDVASRNVTINNLLPGPFDTDRLRKTMTEAARKAGQTLEQAMDARRKLGPAQRFGTPEEFGAICAFLCSQHAGYIVGQNILADGGTYPGTY; this is encoded by the coding sequence ATGGATCTGGGCATTTCGGGCAAGTGGGCGCTGGTGTGCGGCGCCAGCAAGGGACTGGGCTTCGGCTGCGCGCAGGCGCTTTCGCGCGAAGGCGTGAACGTGGTGATCGTCGCGCGAGGCCTGCCGGCGCTGCAGGAAGCGGCGGCGCGCCTTCAGGCCGACCCGCAGCGGCCGCAAGCCGCGAAAGTGGAATTCGTGGCGGCCGACATCACCAGCGCCGAAGGACGCGCCGCTGTGTTCACGCACCGCAAGGACTACGACATCGTCGTGACGAATGCCGGCGGGCCTCCGCCGGGGAGCTTCCGCGACTGGGACCGCCAGGCGTGGATCGACGCGCTCGACGCCAACATGCTCACGCCCATCGAGCTGATCAAGGCCACGGTCGACGGCATGGCGGCGCGCGGCTTCGGCCGCATCGTCAACATCACTTCGAGCGCGGTGAAGGCGCCGCTGGCGCTGCTGGGCCTGTCGAACGGCGCGCGCAGCGGCCTCACGGGCTTCGTCGCGGGCGTTGCGCGCATGACGGACGTGGCATCCCGCAACGTCACCATCAACAACCTGCTGCCCGGCCCGTTCGACACCGACCGCCTGCGCAAGACCATGACGGAGGCCGCGCGCAAGGCGGGCCAGACGCTGGAGCAGGCGATGGATGCGAGGCGAAAGCTCGGCCCCGCGCAGCGCTTCGGAACGCCCGAGGAGTTCGGCGCGATCTGCGCCTTCCTGTGCAGCCAGCACGCGGGGTACATCGTGGGGCAGAACATCCTCGCGGACGGCGGCACCTACCCCGGCACCTACTGA
- a CDS encoding GntR family transcriptional regulator: protein MQRFLERPKSLTDLAHDSIRQLIVSGQIGLGEQLSEASLAAQLGISKTPVREALLRLRVDGLIDIQPQRGTFVFSLSTREVEEICRFREFVEVAALAGAMRERRAELVAALQANVAQMARAHEAGDWRAIPSLDQSFHQVIVDHCENSYLKQAYQLISSKIAAMRARLPEENERVGHCQENHAAIVRLIADAAPAEAQQALALHIQDTLQSYMAAISPESAANSPFVAARRRNGTGAGIAAA, encoded by the coding sequence ATGCAGCGGTTTCTGGAACGCCCCAAGTCCCTGACGGACCTTGCTCACGACAGCATCCGGCAGCTCATCGTGAGCGGCCAGATCGGGCTGGGCGAGCAGCTCTCCGAGGCTTCGCTCGCCGCGCAACTCGGCATCAGTAAGACGCCCGTGCGGGAGGCGCTGCTGCGGCTGCGCGTGGACGGCCTGATCGACATCCAGCCGCAGCGCGGCACCTTCGTGTTCTCGCTTTCAACGCGCGAGGTCGAGGAGATCTGCCGCTTCCGCGAGTTCGTGGAGGTCGCGGCGCTCGCCGGCGCGATGCGCGAGCGCCGGGCCGAACTCGTTGCGGCGCTGCAGGCCAACGTGGCACAGATGGCGCGGGCCCACGAAGCCGGCGACTGGCGTGCGATCCCGTCACTCGACCAGTCGTTCCACCAGGTCATCGTCGATCACTGCGAGAACTCGTATCTCAAGCAGGCCTACCAGCTGATCTCCTCCAAGATCGCCGCCATGCGCGCGCGCCTGCCGGAGGAGAACGAGCGGGTCGGGCACTGCCAGGAGAACCACGCCGCGATCGTGCGCCTGATCGCGGACGCAGCGCCCGCCGAGGCGCAGCAGGCCCTGGCGCTGCACATCCAGGACACGCTGCAGTCGTACATGGCCGCGATCAGTCCTGAAAGCGCCGCCAACTCGCCTTTCGTGGCCGCGCGTCGCCGCAACGGAACGGGCGCCGGTATCGCGGCCGCCTGA
- a CDS encoding DMT family transporter produces the protein MRTNTGLESPASAASAPRLLPGLAFAVAGAITFSGKAIIVKLAYRYGVDAVTLIMLRMLFALPFFAAMAWWASRGRPRLQPRDWLGVVGLGISGYYVSSFLDFVGLQYVTASLERLILYLTPTLVLLLGWLLHRKPFTRTQLAGMGISYAGVLLVFGHELGLQGEGTLFGATLIFISAVTYAIYLVCSGQLVQRLGSLRLVGLATSVACLCCIVQFLLLRPVGAALSVAPQVVWLSLLNATLCTAVPVLLVMMAIERIGPALSAQTGMVGPLSTIAMGALILGEPFTGWIVVGTALVIAGIFVFTRSGR, from the coding sequence ATGCGCACCAACACCGGCCTTGAAAGCCCGGCGTCCGCGGCTTCTGCACCGCGTCTCCTGCCAGGGCTGGCCTTTGCCGTCGCCGGCGCCATCACGTTCAGCGGCAAGGCCATCATCGTCAAGCTCGCCTACCGCTACGGGGTGGATGCGGTCACGCTGATCATGCTGCGCATGCTGTTCGCGCTGCCGTTCTTCGCGGCGATGGCGTGGTGGGCCAGCCGCGGCAGGCCGCGCCTGCAGCCGCGCGACTGGCTTGGCGTGGTGGGGCTGGGCATCAGCGGCTACTACGTCTCCAGCTTCCTCGACTTCGTCGGGCTGCAGTACGTGACGGCATCGCTGGAGCGGCTGATCCTGTACCTCACGCCGACGCTGGTGCTGCTGCTCGGCTGGCTGCTGCACCGCAAGCCGTTCACCCGCACGCAGCTGGCCGGCATGGGCATCAGCTACGCGGGCGTGCTGCTGGTGTTCGGGCACGAGCTCGGGCTGCAAGGCGAGGGCACCTTGTTCGGCGCCACCCTGATCTTCATCAGCGCCGTAACGTACGCGATCTACCTGGTCTGCAGCGGCCAGCTGGTGCAGCGGCTTGGATCCCTGCGGCTGGTGGGGCTGGCGACATCCGTAGCGTGCCTGTGCTGCATCGTGCAATTCCTGCTGCTGCGGCCCGTCGGCGCGGCGCTTTCGGTGGCGCCGCAGGTGGTGTGGCTGTCCTTGCTCAACGCCACGCTGTGCACGGCCGTGCCTGTGCTGCTGGTGATGATGGCCATCGAACGCATCGGCCCCGCGCTGTCGGCGCAGACGGGCATGGTCGGGCCGCTGTCCACCATCGCGATGGGCGCGCTCATCCTGGGCGAACCGTTCACGGGCTGGATCGTCGTGGGCACGGCCCTGGTGATCGCGGGCATCTTCGTCTTCACGCGCAGCGGCCGCTGA
- a CDS encoding TatD family hydrolase, translating into MSALVDTHCHLDAPEFARDATDVRQRARRAGVVHCLIPAVHTAAFDAVRTLAHQGGDSYALGIHPLFTPQASQEDLETLDGALTEHANDPRLVAVGEIGLDYFVPGLDADKQEFFYRQQLRIARRHGLPVVLHVRRSADRLLRHLREVSVQGIAHAFNGSEQQAHEFIALGFKLGFGGAVTYDRALQLRRLAAGLPLSALVLETDAPDIPPHWLYRTAQERAQGLPQGRNEPGELARIAEVVAGLRGIAVEELAEATTQNAQDVVPRLAALLADGPVRCAADNPPP; encoded by the coding sequence ATGTCAGCGCTCGTCGATACGCACTGCCACCTCGACGCTCCCGAGTTCGCTCGCGATGCCACGGATGTGCGTCAGCGCGCGCGGCGTGCGGGTGTCGTGCACTGCCTGATTCCGGCGGTTCACACGGCTGCGTTTGACGCGGTGCGGACCCTCGCGCACCAGGGCGGCGACAGCTATGCGCTGGGCATCCATCCGCTGTTCACGCCGCAAGCGTCGCAAGAGGACCTCGAGACGCTCGATGGCGCGCTCACCGAACACGCGAACGATCCGCGACTGGTCGCGGTCGGCGAGATCGGGCTCGACTATTTCGTGCCGGGCCTGGACGCGGACAAGCAGGAGTTCTTCTATCGCCAGCAGCTGCGCATCGCGCGCCGTCATGGGCTTCCGGTTGTGCTGCACGTGCGAAGGTCGGCGGACCGGCTGCTGAGGCATCTGCGGGAGGTGTCCGTGCAAGGCATCGCGCATGCGTTCAACGGCAGCGAGCAACAGGCGCACGAATTCATCGCGCTCGGATTCAAGCTCGGCTTTGGGGGCGCGGTCACGTATGACAGGGCGCTTCAGTTGCGCCGACTCGCGGCGGGATTGCCTCTTTCGGCTCTCGTGCTGGAGACGGACGCACCGGACATTCCGCCGCACTGGCTCTACCGGACGGCGCAGGAGAGGGCGCAAGGCTTGCCCCAAGGGCGCAATGAGCCGGGGGAGCTGGCGCGTATTGCAGAGGTGGTCGCGGGCCTGCGAGGCATTGCGGTTGAAGAGCTGGCGGAGGCGACGACGCAAAATGCCCAGGACGTGGTTCCACGGCTGGCGGCGCTGCTTGCGGATGGGCCCGTTCGTTGCGCTGCGGATAATCCGCCGCCGTGA
- a CDS encoding GspE/PulE family protein yields MSPSARPKPSARTEFHGPLDWRSMVEWLSEDGVISGEEAARTIARCSQAESSQHPLVRLAAVSMTRASDGKPLDIEALTQYLAQRAGMEYLRIDPLKVDVGRVSDTMSAGYAERHRVLPVQVTGSEVVVATAEPFTTDWVAEVERQAKRAVRRVVANPQDIHRYTAEFFALAKSVRAAQRTGGGSGAASFEQLVELGRSNKQLDANDQGVVQVVDWLWQYAFDQRASDIHLEPRREQGVIRFRIDGVLHPVYQMPMGVLNAMTARIKLLGRMDVVEKRRPQDGRIKTRNPRGDEVEMRLSTLPTAFGEKMVMRIFDPDTAVKDLDALGFTQHDAQRWEALVRRPHGIILVTGPTGSGKTTTLYSTLKRVATEEVNVSTVEDPIEMIEPAFNQTQVQTQLDFGFSEGLRALMRQDPDIIMVGEIRDIQTAEMAVQAALTGHLVFSTLHTNDAPSAISRLMELGVPAYLINATVLGVLAQRLVRTLCRQCRQPDSASSREAVEEVVRPWKLTGGWRPYRPVGCVDCRMTGFMGRMGLYELLTVGEGFKDKVSREPSMEALRRQGIQDGMRPLRLAGALRVAEGLTTLEEVLTATPPLD; encoded by the coding sequence ATGAGCCCTAGCGCCCGACCGAAGCCCTCCGCTCGCACCGAATTCCACGGTCCGCTGGACTGGCGCAGCATGGTCGAGTGGCTGAGCGAGGACGGCGTCATCTCGGGCGAGGAAGCCGCCCGCACCATCGCCCGCTGCTCGCAGGCCGAGAGCTCGCAGCATCCGCTCGTGCGCCTCGCGGCCGTGTCGATGACGAGGGCCAGCGACGGCAAGCCGCTGGACATCGAGGCGCTCACGCAATACCTCGCCCAGCGCGCCGGCATGGAATACCTGCGCATCGACCCGCTCAAGGTGGACGTCGGCCGCGTCTCCGACACGATGAGCGCGGGCTACGCGGAGCGGCACCGCGTGCTCCCGGTGCAGGTGACGGGTTCCGAGGTGGTGGTCGCCACGGCCGAACCCTTCACCACCGACTGGGTCGCCGAGGTCGAGCGGCAGGCCAAGCGCGCGGTGCGTCGCGTGGTGGCCAACCCGCAGGACATCCATCGCTACACGGCGGAGTTCTTCGCGCTGGCCAAGTCGGTGCGCGCGGCGCAGCGTACCGGAGGCGGCAGCGGCGCCGCGAGCTTCGAGCAGCTGGTGGAGCTGGGGCGCAGCAACAAGCAGCTGGACGCCAACGACCAGGGCGTGGTGCAGGTCGTCGACTGGCTGTGGCAATACGCCTTCGACCAGCGCGCGAGCGACATCCACCTGGAGCCGCGGCGGGAGCAGGGGGTGATCCGGTTCCGCATCGACGGCGTGCTGCACCCGGTCTACCAGATGCCGATGGGCGTGCTCAACGCCATGACGGCGCGCATCAAGCTGCTCGGCCGCATGGACGTGGTGGAGAAGCGCCGCCCGCAGGACGGCCGCATCAAGACGCGCAACCCGCGCGGTGACGAGGTGGAGATGCGCCTGTCGACGCTGCCCACCGCCTTCGGCGAGAAGATGGTGATGCGCATCTTCGATCCCGACACCGCCGTCAAGGACCTCGACGCGCTCGGCTTCACCCAGCACGACGCGCAGCGCTGGGAGGCGCTGGTGCGCCGGCCGCACGGGATCATCCTGGTGACCGGCCCGACCGGTTCGGGCAAGACGACGACGCTCTACTCCACGCTCAAGCGCGTGGCCACCGAGGAGGTCAACGTCAGCACGGTGGAGGACCCGATCGAGATGATCGAGCCCGCCTTCAACCAGACGCAGGTGCAGACGCAGCTGGACTTCGGCTTCTCGGAAGGCCTGCGCGCGCTGATGCGGCAGGACCCGGACATCATCATGGTGGGCGAGATCCGCGACATCCAGACGGCCGAGATGGCGGTGCAGGCCGCGCTCACCGGCCACCTGGTGTTCTCGACCTTGCACACCAACGACGCGCCCTCGGCCATCTCCCGCCTGATGGAACTCGGCGTCCCCGCGTATCTGATCAACGCCACCGTGCTGGGCGTGCTGGCCCAGCGGCTGGTGCGCACGCTGTGCAGGCAATGCCGCCAGCCCGACAGCGCCTCCAGCCGGGAAGCGGTGGAGGAGGTGGTCCGTCCCTGGAAGCTCACCGGCGGCTGGCGGCCCTACCGCCCGGTGGGCTGCGTGGACTGCCGCATGACGGGATTCATGGGACGCATGGGCCTGTACGAACTGCTGACCGTCGGCGAAGGCTTCAAGGACAAGGTGTCACGCGAGCCTTCCATGGAGGCCCTGCGCCGGCAGGGCATCCAGGACGGGATGCGTCCGCTGCGCCTGGCCGGCGCGCTGCGGGTCGCGGAGGGCCTCACCACCCTGGAAGAGGTGCTGACCGCCACGCCCCCGCTGGACTGA
- a CDS encoding TRAP transporter large permease translates to MSAVLGGVFVGLMVLGAPIAFAMLVAGFVAVWVKPGLSALVVIQNLFSGLDSFPLMAIPFFILAAELMSGGALTDVLLHFAARLVGRHRGGLGHANILTLTFFSGISGSALADAAGPGAMLIRMMKKAGYSDAYAAALTASTAIVGPIIPPSIIMIIYALTDNSVTVTGLFLAGIVPGVLIALSLAVVNHIVSAKRNYRSAPEETLPLTRLFVRALPALLLPFIILGGIHSGVFTPTEASAAAVLYALLVGRFVYGTLQWSMLPAILFRTALMTSSVLFIVATSAVFAWVLTVGQIPQTVAGWIAGMQLSPTMLLLAINVLLLVVGIFIEPLPGVMIMVPILAPLADAAGLNPLHFAIVVIVNLTLGMITPPVGGLLFVTSIVSGVQMGPMVREARPMLVALLIVLALLTFFPVLSTWLPGLLGYRN, encoded by the coding sequence GTGAGCGCCGTCCTGGGGGGAGTGTTCGTCGGCCTGATGGTGCTGGGTGCGCCGATCGCCTTCGCCATGCTGGTCGCCGGCTTCGTGGCCGTGTGGGTCAAGCCGGGCCTGAGTGCGCTGGTGGTGATCCAGAACCTGTTCAGCGGACTGGACAGCTTCCCGCTGATGGCCATCCCGTTCTTCATCCTGGCGGCGGAGCTGATGTCGGGCGGCGCTCTCACCGACGTGCTGCTGCACTTCGCGGCGCGCCTGGTGGGGCGGCACCGGGGCGGCCTCGGCCACGCCAACATCCTGACCCTCACCTTCTTTTCGGGCATCAGCGGCTCGGCGCTGGCCGATGCGGCCGGCCCCGGCGCGATGCTGATCCGGATGATGAAGAAGGCCGGCTACAGCGACGCGTACGCGGCGGCGCTCACCGCATCGACCGCCATCGTCGGCCCGATCATCCCGCCCTCGATCATCATGATCATCTACGCCCTGACGGACAACAGCGTCACCGTCACGGGCCTGTTCCTCGCGGGCATCGTCCCCGGCGTGTTGATCGCACTCTCGCTCGCCGTGGTGAACCACATCGTCAGTGCGAAGCGCAACTACCGCAGCGCGCCCGAGGAGACGCTGCCGCTCACCCGCCTGTTCGTGCGCGCGCTGCCCGCGCTGCTGCTGCCCTTCATCATCCTTGGCGGCATCCATTCCGGCGTCTTCACGCCCACGGAAGCTTCGGCCGCCGCCGTGCTGTACGCGTTGCTGGTCGGCCGTTTCGTGTACGGCACGCTGCAGTGGAGCATGCTGCCCGCCATCCTGTTCCGCACCGCGCTGATGACGTCGTCCGTGCTCTTCATCGTCGCCACCTCGGCGGTGTTCGCCTGGGTGCTGACGGTGGGGCAGATCCCGCAGACGGTGGCCGGCTGGATCGCAGGCATGCAGCTCTCGCCCACCATGCTGCTGCTCGCGATCAACGTGCTGCTGCTGGTCGTCGGCATCTTCATCGAGCCCCTGCCCGGCGTGATGATCATGGTGCCGATCCTCGCGCCGCTGGCCGACGCGGCCGGCCTGAATCCGCTGCACTTCGCGATCGTGGTGATCGTCAACCTGACCTTGGGGATGATCACGCCGCCCGTGGGCGGGCTGCTCTTCGTCACCTCCATCGTCTCGGGCGTCCAGATGGGCCCGATGGTTCGCGAGGCGCGGCCCATGCTGGTCGCACTGTTGATCGTGCTGGCGCTTCTCACTTTCTTCCCCGTGCTGTCGACCTGGCTGCCGGGCCTGCTGGGCTACAGGAACTGA
- a CDS encoding TRAP transporter small permease: MDAPVLTAPPNRWEQRFIAANKAVLVVLLALMSVLVILNVITRYAFSYSFTWVEEVTRYMMIWATFLGAGLALRVGGHIAIDTLPNALPAGPARWVRSLIVAVIAASLLAVIWLGIEYAEFGWEQETPVLNWSFGKVYLAIPVGAALMLVHLFFVAPRWIRSGEWERIEGFDPQAL; the protein is encoded by the coding sequence TTGGACGCACCGGTCCTGACCGCGCCGCCGAACCGGTGGGAGCAGCGGTTCATCGCGGCCAACAAGGCGGTACTGGTGGTGCTTCTCGCACTCATGTCCGTGCTGGTGATCCTGAATGTGATCACCCGCTACGCCTTCTCCTACTCCTTCACCTGGGTGGAGGAAGTCACCCGCTACATGATGATCTGGGCCACCTTCCTGGGAGCCGGACTGGCGCTTCGGGTCGGTGGGCACATTGCCATCGACACCCTGCCGAATGCCTTGCCGGCCGGGCCGGCCCGATGGGTGCGGTCGCTGATCGTCGCAGTGATCGCCGCATCGCTGCTGGCCGTGATCTGGCTCGGCATCGAGTACGCGGAGTTCGGCTGGGAGCAGGAGACACCGGTGCTCAACTGGTCCTTTGGCAAGGTCTACCTGGCCATTCCCGTGGGCGCCGCGCTCATGCTCGTGCACCTGTTCTTCGTCGCCCCGCGCTGGATCCGCTCCGGCGAGTGGGAGCGGATCGAAGGCTTCGACCCGCAAGCCCTTTAG
- a CDS encoding tripartite tricarboxylate transporter TctB family protein, with amino-acid sequence MRIKSQKDFVAGLMFAIVGAGFALGATNYTIGEGARMGPGYFPLMLGILLAIIGAIVVFESLVVETEDGEKIGSIAWKPLLFIIGSNIVFGICIGGLPKLGIPSLGLIVGIYALTFIASMAGEEHKAKEVIVLATVLAILSYVAFIVLLNLQFPVWPAFLTR; translated from the coding sequence TTGAGAATCAAGAGCCAGAAAGACTTCGTGGCCGGCCTGATGTTCGCGATCGTGGGCGCCGGCTTCGCACTCGGAGCGACCAACTACACCATCGGCGAAGGCGCCCGCATGGGCCCCGGCTACTTCCCCCTCATGCTGGGCATCCTGCTGGCCATCATCGGGGCGATCGTGGTCTTCGAGTCCCTCGTCGTCGAGACCGAGGACGGGGAGAAGATCGGCAGCATCGCCTGGAAGCCGCTGCTGTTCATCATTGGCTCGAACATCGTCTTCGGCATTTGCATCGGCGGCCTTCCCAAGCTCGGCATCCCCTCGCTCGGCCTGATCGTGGGCATCTACGCCCTGACGTTCATCGCCAGCATGGCGGGCGAGGAGCACAAGGCCAAGGAAGTGATCGTGCTTGCCACCGTGCTCGCCATCCTCAGCTACGTCGCCTTCATCGTGCTGCTGAACCTGCAGTTCCCGGTGTGGCCCGCCTTCCTGACACGTTGA
- a CDS encoding tripartite tricarboxylate transporter permease, whose protein sequence is MDLLTNLALGFGVAFTPINLLYCFIGVVLGTAIGVLPGIGPVATIAMLLPATYALPPVSALIMLAGIYYGAAYGGSTTAILVNLPGESSSVVTIIDGYQMARQGRAGPALAAAGIGSFFAGSVATLILAAFAAPLTEVAFKFGPAEYFSLMVLGLIGAVVLASGSLIKAVAMILLGLLLGLIGTDVNSGVARYSFDIPELTDGLGFIVIAMGVFGYGEIISNLGKHADERQVFTAKVSGLFPTKEDFKRMAPAILRGTALGSMLGILPGGGALLSAFAAYTIEKKTKLKPGELPFGRGNIRGVAAPEAANNAGSQTSFIPLLTLGIPPNAVMALMVGAMTIHNIQPGPQVMTSNPQLFWGLIASMWIGNAMLVILNLPLIGIWIKLLTVPYRWLFPSIVLFCAIGVYSTNNNTWDIWMVAIFGVIGYLFIKLGAEPAPLLLGFILGPMMEENLRRALLLSRGDWSVFVSRPLSAGLLGAALLLLIIVLLPSVKKQREDVFHEEEA, encoded by the coding sequence ATGGATCTCCTGACCAATCTCGCGCTGGGCTTCGGCGTCGCCTTCACGCCCATCAACCTGCTGTATTGCTTCATCGGCGTCGTGCTGGGCACCGCCATCGGCGTGCTGCCCGGCATCGGCCCGGTGGCCACCATCGCGATGCTGCTGCCGGCCACCTACGCGCTGCCGCCGGTGTCGGCGCTGATCATGCTGGCCGGCATCTATTACGGCGCGGCCTACGGCGGCTCCACCACCGCCATCTTGGTCAACCTGCCGGGCGAATCGTCCTCGGTGGTCACGATCATCGACGGCTACCAGATGGCGCGCCAGGGCCGCGCCGGGCCGGCGCTCGCGGCCGCCGGCATCGGCTCGTTCTTCGCCGGCTCGGTCGCCACGCTCATCCTGGCGGCCTTCGCCGCACCGCTGACCGAGGTCGCCTTCAAGTTCGGCCCCGCCGAATACTTCTCGCTGATGGTGCTGGGCCTGATCGGCGCGGTGGTGCTGGCGTCCGGCTCGCTGATCAAGGCGGTCGCCATGATCCTGCTGGGCCTGCTGCTGGGCCTGATCGGCACGGACGTGAACTCCGGCGTGGCGCGCTATTCCTTCGACATCCCGGAACTGACCGACGGCCTGGGCTTCATCGTGATCGCCATGGGCGTGTTCGGCTACGGGGAGATCATCTCCAACCTGGGCAAGCATGCCGACGAGCGCCAGGTCTTCACGGCCAAGGTGAGTGGCCTGTTCCCGACAAAGGAGGACTTCAAGCGCATGGCGCCCGCGATCCTGCGCGGCACCGCGCTGGGGTCCATGCTGGGCATCCTGCCCGGCGGCGGCGCGCTGCTGTCGGCCTTCGCGGCGTACACGATCGAGAAGAAGACCAAGCTCAAGCCGGGCGAGCTGCCGTTCGGCCGGGGCAACATCCGCGGCGTGGCGGCGCCCGAGGCGGCCAACAACGCCGGTTCGCAGACTTCGTTCATCCCGCTGCTCACGCTGGGCATCCCGCCCAACGCCGTGATGGCGCTGATGGTCGGCGCCATGACCATCCACAACATCCAGCCGGGGCCGCAGGTGATGACCAGCAACCCGCAGCTGTTCTGGGGCCTGATCGCCTCGATGTGGATCGGCAACGCCATGCTGGTGATCCTGAACCTGCCGCTGATCGGCATCTGGATCAAGCTGCTGACGGTGCCCTACCGCTGGCTGTTCCCGTCGATCGTGCTGTTCTGCGCCATCGGCGTCTACTCCACGAACAACAACACCTGGGACATCTGGATGGTGGCGATCTTCGGCGTGATCGGCTACCTCTTCATCAAGCTCGGCGCCGAGCCGGCGCCCCTGCTGCTGGGCTTCATCCTGGGCCCGATGATGGAGGAGAACCTGCGCCGCGCGCTGCTGCTCTCGCGGGGCGACTGGTCGGTGTTCGTCAGCCGCCCGCTCTCGGCCGGCCTGCTGGGCGCCGCCCTGCTGCTGCTGATCATCGTGCTGCTGCCCTCGGTCAAGAAGCAGCGCGAGGACGTGTTCCACGAGGAAGAGGCCTGA